A part of Olleya sp. Bg11-27 genomic DNA contains:
- a CDS encoding outer membrane beta-barrel family protein, with product MKKLITIALLLLTFSIQAQDKTNALPRIGTVTGNVLDVSLNQPLPYVNVIVKDTNNKLITGGITNNDGQFRVTQIPEGTNLITIEYLGFLPQTKTIVITKDNKVIDLGTINLEEAATSLDEVTIVAETSTIQQKVDRKVITIGKDLQTAGATASEIMNNLPSVSVDQQTGSISLRGNQNVRVMVDGKLSNIPAEQLLKQIPSSSIKSIELITNPSAKYNPEGMSGIINIVLHKNIKIGFNGNINIGLSHDIEAKFNSSIDANYRNGKFNLYGSYNNSVTKNFNFGEINRVEQDIQQKFEILNNNKSHLFKVGLDYYLDDRNTISVFTNQNIFDGWVNVDSEINYLANAALNESQYTRNDNGNDSEQYNFNYKHDFNDDGHSIELEVDHNTYNGLSDSRNNFFSSQRPNFIENTDTDRKSSTINLDYSNPISETTKLEFGLQARLFNTTIFYQSDARETNQSGVYIPTTTTFDYTRDIYSAYATYGKTLDKWSYQVGLRAETVAVDSEAFKKDLASNEETTIPFDNDYFRLYPSAFLTYTASDKNSFQLNYSRRVDRPGIGQVNPLPEWSTPLISQFGNQELRPQFTNSIETNYTRQLKNGSITAGAFYRIIEDEIQQAILIDRSDVNRLFFTNLNFDNSSAYGVELSSNYRPTKWWSINSSFDLFSQTQKSVAESFDTNQNIVLNTVKVDNIVWNVRAFNNFKVTKALSLSAFGMYSGKNKNIQFEMEDMLMVNLGMRYSFLEGKASLSLSYNDIFDTMYAQFEGQTPYLQQGQFNWESQQISARLSYRFGGGKYRAKSRKQRDNDTKSGGGFM from the coding sequence ATGAAAAAACTAATCACCATTGCCTTACTATTATTAACCTTTAGTATTCAGGCCCAAGACAAAACAAATGCTTTACCCAGAATCGGAACCGTTACTGGTAATGTATTAGACGTATCACTTAACCAACCCTTACCTTATGTTAACGTCATTGTAAAAGACACCAACAATAAACTAATAACTGGTGGTATTACAAATAATGACGGGCAATTTAGAGTCACACAAATCCCGGAAGGCACTAATTTAATTACTATCGAGTATTTAGGCTTTTTACCACAGACTAAAACAATTGTTATTACTAAGGATAATAAAGTTATAGACTTAGGAACTATTAATTTAGAAGAGGCAGCAACTAGCCTAGACGAAGTGACTATAGTTGCAGAAACCTCAACAATACAGCAAAAAGTAGATAGAAAAGTAATTACTATTGGTAAAGACTTACAAACTGCTGGTGCGACTGCTAGCGAGATTATGAACAACTTACCTTCTGTAAGTGTTGATCAACAAACAGGATCTATTAGTTTACGTGGTAACCAAAATGTAAGAGTTATGGTCGATGGTAAATTATCTAACATTCCTGCAGAACAATTACTAAAGCAAATCCCATCTTCTTCTATAAAAAGCATCGAATTAATTACTAATCCATCTGCTAAATATAACCCTGAAGGAATGAGTGGTATTATTAATATTGTACTACATAAAAACATAAAAATAGGATTTAATGGAAATATAAACATCGGGCTATCACATGACATAGAAGCTAAATTTAATAGCTCGATTGATGCCAATTACCGAAATGGAAAATTCAATTTATATGGGTCTTACAATAATAGTGTCACCAAAAACTTCAATTTTGGAGAGATTAATAGAGTGGAACAAGATATTCAACAAAAATTTGAAATTCTAAATAACAACAAATCCCATTTATTTAAAGTCGGTTTAGATTATTATTTGGATGATAGAAACACTATTTCTGTATTTACGAATCAAAATATATTTGATGGTTGGGTTAATGTTGATTCTGAAATCAATTATTTAGCGAATGCAGCTTTAAACGAATCTCAGTATACTAGAAATGATAACGGAAACGATTCTGAACAATACAATTTTAACTACAAGCATGACTTTAATGACGATGGACATAGTATAGAATTAGAGGTTGATCACAATACATATAATGGTTTATCAGATTCTAGAAATAACTTTTTTAGCTCACAACGACCAAACTTTATAGAGAACACAGACACAGACAGAAAAAGTTCTACAATAAATCTAGATTATAGTAACCCTATATCCGAAACGACTAAATTAGAATTTGGTTTACAAGCCCGCTTGTTTAACACCACTATTTTTTATCAATCTGATGCGAGAGAAACTAATCAATCTGGAGTTTACATCCCTACAACCACTACTTTTGATTATACACGAGATATTTATTCTGCTTACGCTACTTATGGTAAAACATTAGACAAATGGAGTTATCAAGTTGGATTACGCGCAGAGACTGTTGCTGTAGATTCGGAAGCTTTCAAAAAAGATTTAGCTTCAAACGAAGAGACGACAATCCCATTTGATAATGATTATTTTAGACTCTATCCTTCAGCGTTTTTAACCTACACTGCATCAGATAAAAATTCGTTTCAATTAAACTATAGTAGACGTGTCGATCGTCCAGGTATTGGACAAGTTAATCCTTTACCAGAATGGAGTACGCCTTTAATCTCTCAATTTGGAAATCAAGAGTTGCGTCCGCAGTTTACAAACTCGATTGAAACTAACTACACAAGACAACTTAAAAACGGTAGTATTACTGCTGGTGCATTTTACAGAATTATTGAAGACGAAATACAACAAGCCATCCTTATTGATAGATCAGATGTTAACAGACTATTTTTTACAAACTTAAATTTTGACAACTCGTCTGCCTACGGAGTAGAATTATCATCAAATTATAGACCAACCAAATGGTGGAGTATTAATAGTAGTTTTGATCTATTTTCTCAAACACAAAAAAGTGTTGCCGAATCTTTTGACACCAACCAAAACATTGTTTTAAACACGGTTAAAGTTGACAATATTGTTTGGAACGTTAGAGCCTTTAACAATTTTAAAGTCACTAAAGCCTTAAGCTTATCTGCTTTTGGAATGTACAGCGGAAAAAACAAAAACATACAATTTGAAATGGAAGACATGTTAATGGTCAACTTAGGGATGCGTTATAGCTTCTTAGAAGGCAAAGCCAGTTTAAGTTTAAGTTATAATGATATTTTTGACACCATGTATGCGCAATTTGAAGGTCAAACCCCTTATTTACAACAAGGTCAGTTTAACTGGGAGAGTCAACAAATTTCAGCACGTTTATCTTACCGTTTTGGTGGTGGAAAATACAGAGCTAAATCAAGAAAACAAAGAGACAACGATACTAAATCCGGTGGTGGATTTATGTAA
- a CDS encoding CoA-binding protein, translating to MSKKTLVLGASLKLDRYSNIAMRKLVKYGHDTVAFGMKAGEVVGVTIDKELQQYQDLDTVTLYLNPTRQKEYYTYIIGLDPKRVIFNPGTENPELYALLKENNIDFEVACTLVLLSTNQY from the coding sequence ATGAGCAAAAAAACGTTAGTCCTTGGGGCATCACTAAAATTAGATAGATATAGTAATATTGCAATGCGCAAATTGGTTAAGTATGGCCATGATACGGTTGCTTTCGGGATGAAAGCAGGAGAAGTCGTAGGTGTTACTATTGATAAAGAATTACAACAGTATCAAGATCTAGATACTGTTACACTATATTTAAATCCAACACGACAAAAAGAGTATTACACTTATATTATTGGATTAGATCCAAAGCGCGTGATTTTTAATCCAGGTACAGAAAACCCTGAGTTGTACGCCCTTTTAAAAGAAAATAATATCGATTTTGAAGTCGCTTGTACTTTAGTATTGTTGTCTACTAATCAGTATTAG